Below is a window of Impatiens glandulifera chromosome 2, dImpGla2.1, whole genome shotgun sequence DNA.
tttttatatttttatgttttacttttaaactttaaaaatattttattttattaatttatttttttttaaattaaaattgacttaaaattttattaaccataaaattttattattattttttatataacatagttttttaatttttatagtattattaatttttttttattaaaatcgattttttatttaataattatttaaatttaattaaataaaaagtaaaaaaataatataaactaaaaataaaataattaaacattatatatatttaaaaaaaaattaacttatatattttttaaaattaagaattattctATACGTAGAAAAGCCCAAATTCAATCCCAaattcatttttgttattttttaacctAATCAGTTCTTTCTTCTCTGCAGCAGCCAATTCGTGAGTAGTCTCTCCATTCATCTCATCTCTATTTCTATGTATGTAAAATATTCATCTCAATCAAATTCTACAATTCTAGATTTGTGTTATCTGTGTTCCGATTCATCTCGAGTATGCTCATTGCCTCATTCTTCCTCGCCTTCAAGCCAAACGCAAACGAGACACTTCAACTGCTCCAATCCATGTTTGACGTGCTTCCACACGATATCACAGTCGAATGAAACGGTCGAGATTGCGTCTTCATCCGTAAGAATTGTTCCTGTTCTccgttattaaataattatttgacgAATATGACGTTTACAATTAGGGAAAACAGAGGATCTCTTCACGATATTAAGATCGATGCATACAAGGGTTTAGCTTTTCTTCCTAATTATACTAGGGCGGCTAGAGCTGGATCAATTGTTTCGTTAAATCTGTTTTGTGGATGTTCGAGTGAGTTGCGGAACTACCCGATGGGTTACGTGATGGGAGAGAGTGATAGTATTGAATCTTTAGCAATTAGATTTGGGGTTAGTATTGAATCTGTTAATGAAATTGTTAATTCTGATTTCTGATAATGTTACTGTTGAATTCCTTTAAATTCAGGTACGTATCAATATCATCATCTTTTTgatttcttaatctattattgCTTGATTGAAACAGAGTTTAatgtttttaacctttttttttcaaatgtttgCAGTTCCTTTTAAACTTGTACCTGCATAACTCTAGTTGTTTGATTTCTTAACTCGGTCACACATTTCAAGCTAAAATAATCATTGTGTTGAACTTATGGTTCTGTAATATGCAGTCTGGGAAACTtattattgaagatgatgatgacaaGGATGACGATGATGAGGATGTTGatgacaaagatgaagatgacgTTGAAGATAAATTGTACAGATTGATTCAAATTCCGGTCTCTATTGTTCAAATACACATTTGTTTAAGACTGAGCTCTCTAGGGTTCTATATGAAATCAATATTGATGTTAATTAGCTTTCATGCTATCATATTCTGTGAACTGTGTTTGAGAGATGTCAGACATTCAAAAGAAATGATTTCCTCACAAAATTTAAAGAATACTCAATTaactaatttgtttttcaagtACATGTAATGAAGAAGATTATGTTTGACTAAATGTGAGAACATTTTGAGAAGATGGCAGGTCAAGTTGATGCAACTAGCAGATTAAAGCAAAGCAGAAGCGAGAAAAAGAGCAGGAAGGCAATGCTTAAGCTTGGAATGAAGTTCATTCCTGGTGTCAGCAGAGTTACTGTGAAGAAGAGCAAAAAAACAGATTTGGAGTTCTAAACTGCAACCCATCATCCAAAGAGTTCTTTCTGTTCATTTTTTTGGATCATGTGGGTAAAGAAATTATGTATAAAGGTTAGTTTCTATTCTATTCTAAGCTGTTCAGATCATTGGTCAGATGTGTAATATAACATTCTCATATAGATATATGCCTGTCATGGGGTTGCTGTTTCTTCATTTATTACCTGATGAGGTTagcttgtttttatttataatcaggTGGATTCccattttttctaatatattgataattaagCTTTAGTGTTGTGCAGCTCTTGAAATAGAAGATAATACTACTAAAGAGAAGAGAGGAGGCTGAAAGTGAAAGCAATCATAAAAATCtgtaatttttcttcttcttcttcttattaatttttgaataataataataataagagagaaggagaagaagaagttgttgtCTGTTTCCTGATTCTTGAATGGATCTGGTTGGTTGGTTAAGTAGTGAGCAATGGTGACTGGAAAATGGTATAAGAAGAGGAGCTGTGTTTAATGGGAGAAATCAGGTCTGGAAAtccctttttttttattattcattatttatcatTCATTATTAAATGGCATCAATTGGTTTGTTCATCAATGGGTCAGGTTTTATTTATGCTGAAATGGCAGAAATGCCCATTTCTGACATCTATTAGTATTATTTTGATGGCTAATCAAATAGGGTCACAAGTATGATTAATGGAGCGAGGTTAATAGAGTAAATTAACGGGGAGTTAGAATAATGAATGTGGTTGCTGTTAACAGGGTTGAAGGTTGACTTTGGTATAGTGTATTCATTTATGAGCATTATAATAGtcctttctatttttttatgacAGGAAAGAAAAACATTGGCAACTTTTCTGGCTATGTGTGGTTGACTTGTTTTTAAATAAGAGCAAGACCTTCCGATTTCCGTCTATGGATCGTTTCTTGAAAGATGCAAGAGCTTTCGGTTCCCTCAACCTCTCCAACCGTTCACTAAGGTGATTCATCTCTCTTTACAGTTCATGATTACTCAAGCTTTATCTCATTTTCTTCACTTGTAATCCTAATTAAGCGACTAATCGGATGGACTATCTTAGCGTGTATTTGTTGGTTCTATTGTCTAGACtgtagtttgtttgtttgttcatATACTGTTAATGTCTAGACTGTAGCTTGTATTCTTCTATGCGTGATGTCACGACCCACTTGTCTTCCTAACCCAAGAGTCTTAATCATTCATGGAGGCCCAACCAAGGAACCTTCTAGAAGCCTTGTAAGAAAATATGCCATTCTCTACATTAATGGGCCATTTAATGTAGTGGTTGGTTAGTAAACTATTAAGGTGGTGGTTGGGTAGTAAGCCATCAATGTAGTAGTTGGTTAGCACACAATTAATGGGGTAATTGGGTGTTATGTAATTAATACAGTAGTTGGGGATAGCcctataaatacctttgaggtattCCTTTGTAAAGtaccaagtattcaagtgagataatattaatattctttgtaagagtttactctctctctagaattcttgtgtcaattctattaaacgtcgagtgttgcgtcgagaaagactgactagttactcgttcttgcgaagatcataactagtgccgcacggatcgtcagtggaaagactgagcccgtgacaattggtatcagagctgaaatgacgaagagatcggatgaaagttcaaaggtcgtggatgaagtagagaatcttccccacgagaccggagaagatggtaggaTCTCTCGCAAAGTTCAAACGGGAGGATccaaagctaccaaagaaagagagagatcaaGGGATGCTATCGTTGACATTCTCGCCAGActggagaaggtagaactcactATGGCGTACAGACAAGATAATGCcggggacctagaggaacgcattgccgagctcgagagagagacgagctccgagaaggaatgcaaggtgccTTGAACGAGGTcttgtccaaatgtcaagagcaaaCTCAGATCATGGAACAGACCCTACTTGGCGAAATCAGTACCTTGaccgagaaactcgaggtaatgtcATCTAAATTACAAGCCACTGAAGAGAATGTGGtgttactcaagaaggcggttgcgcaagagtgcggacgtGCGCCTGTAGGAATCCCAAATCCGTCAAGGATAGATgttccaaggcctaaagcgtatttaaGCGAGAGGAATGCGAAGGAGATTGATAACTTCTTATGGGGTCTGGACCAGTACTTCAAAGCACTCGGCCTGgtagaagaggcgaggaagatagatactgccacgacatacttagaagacaccgcaatgttgtggtggaggcgaaggagtGGCGACATAGAAAGAGGTACGTGTTCTATTAACACTTGGACCGAATTCAAGGAAGAGCTCAAGAGGCAGTTTTACCCTGAAAATGCTATTCGAGAGGCAATAGCCAAGTTGCGGCGACTCTCACAAAGGgggagtatcaaggagtatgtcaaggagttcatcgctactctccttgagattcctaactactcagacgacgAAGCCTTGTTTGCTTTCACAtatggtctacaaatgtgggcaaAGCTTGAGTTGGAACGGcgtggtgtccaagatctaaacACCGCGATCGCTGTTGCTGAATCTCTTGTCGAAATGAGAAGacaagagaaaccaaagtcgacttatgagaggaatgacgagggggaaaatggtggagacCATTTTTACAGCAATGAAGACCCAACTAAGAGGACGAAGCCCAATGGTAGAGGAGATCGGGACGAGAAACGTGGAGAGAGACCccggataaagtgtttcttttgtgaagggccgcataaagcaagagagtgccctatgaagaacaaactatccgctttgatggaggagcaagaaggccttcacgatgaagctcgattggggTCGTTAAATCTCCTTAGTGCCGTTAAAGCAAAGTTTGAAGGGCCAAAGACCGCGAAGAAAGGACGATTATTCGtggaaacaaaagtaaaaagccatatggttaaagctttgttggatacgggagccaacaacaacTTTCTAGAGGTAAAAGAGGCAGAAAGACTAGGGATTAGGTACACCAAAGAAAAGgggtggcttaaagcagtcaactcggcaccaagtgcaacttatggagttgctcgtaatgtaaaagtcaacttgggggagtggactgaccttctggatttctccattattgacaTGGACGACTATAAAATGGTTCTTGGAatagagttcctagacaaggtaaatgcaTTTATACTCCCTTCTGCTAATGCtatgtacattctagagcaaggCAATACTTGCACAATATATTTAACACGAGAAggcaagagagaaactaggcacctctctgccatgcaactctcaaaaggtgtaAATGAGGACTATTCATCATCTTTTGTTActttgaaagaagatgagaaaactgTGGTCCAAGAGAAGACACCTCCGAAAATTACAACTGTCCTAGAGAAAGTTTAGGATGTAATGCCCGCCGATTTTCCAAAGAAACTCCACCATGAGAGAGAGGTGGACCAtagagaagagttagtcaaTGGTACTAAACCATCGGCGACAATCATTTATCGCATTGAATCTCCCAAATTGGAGGGATTGAAGAGACAATCGGAGGAGTTGCTCTTCAAGAAAGGGAAGTGCGAAATTGACAAGACCGCcaagagaatgaagaaatgggagaacaagaagagaagacacttggagttcggaggaaaccgagtggtagtaaaacttctcctctATCAAGAGAGACGATTTTCCAAAGTTCATAAGGGGTCTGTGAGGCAATACGAAggccctttcttagagaagaaacaGGTTGGAAAGCTAACATATCGCTCAAAACTTTTGTCGCATTTGGAGACATCATTGAGACCTACAAAGAGGAtgcgacgaggacgtcgccggaatgagtgggggagaatgtcacggcccacttGTCTTCCTAACCCAAGAGTCTTAATCATTCATGGAGGCCCAACCAAGGAACCTTCTAGAAGCCTTGTAAGAAAATATGTCATTCTCTACATTAATGGGCCATTTAATGTAGTGGTTGGTTAGTAAACTATTAAGGTGGTGGTTGGGTAGTAAGCCATCAATGTAGTAGTTGGTTAGCACACAATTAATGGGGTAGTTGGGTGTTATGTAATTAATACAATAGTTGGGGATAGCcctataaatacctttgaggtattCCTTTGTAAAGtaccaagtattcaagtgagataatattaatattctttgtaagagtttactctctctctagaattcttgtgtcaattctattaaacgtcgagtgttgcgtcgagaaaggctgactagttactcgttcttgcgaagatcataactagtgccgcacggatcgtcagtggaaagactgagcccgtgacagtGATCACTGGTGATCTAAACTGTTTATGTTTTTAAAGTCAGATGCATTTGTCtgtttttttgagattttttggaaagagatgTGTATTCTTCCATCTGCAGAAGGAAATAATCTTCTGCTTTAAGTACTTACAACTTATGCTTACCTTCTTACTATATCCTTACAACACTTAGTATGCCTAAGAGAAATCATTCGTTGTTAAAGATATGTTCCTAGATGAGAAATTTGTTAAAGATGTTTTTTATGTCTTAGTTGTTCTTATTTTGTATCGGTGAAGTGCCAAATGAAGTATACAAAAGCATGGATGCTATTGGAGGCAGTGAGAAATGGTGGGAGGTAATATTCGCATTCCTTCATTTTTAACATTCTGAATCAGCTAAGATAAATTGACATAAGATGTTACTAAAGAAAGTTAATGTTTGTAGACCGTGGAGCTACAGAAGCTTATTTTAGCGCATAATAACATTGAATCGTTGAGGGAAGATCTCAGAAACTTGCCTTTATTGTCTGTACTTAATGTTAGACACAACAAGCTATCCCTCCTGCCGGCTGCCATAGGCGAGTATGTATTGTTCATTTCTTTCTAGTAACTGGtttctttagatttatttaatttgtatttgttttttttagaggTCTTGTATTTTAATTGTCCCTCTTTTTGCTTAATCATTTTGTGCTTTGGAAATGGCATCGTCCAATTGATGATCTGTATCATTGTTTCACAGGCTTCACATGCTAAAATCATTAGATGTTTCATTTAACATGATATCCAGCATACCTGAAGAAATTGGATCGGCAACTGCTTTGGTCAAGTAGGCTCTTTACCTTGacttttatttcatttgttaAGAGGTGTAGTTGGAACTCCATGTGTGCATATTTTTTTTCCTGATTATTTGAGGTTGGACACATGATACTCCAATTGCTTTACCTGGATAAGATTATATTTTCATTGTACAATGAACAATCATAtgattcattttcttaaaaatttaatgatttatcCATCTTTGTGTCAATGCGGTTAGGATATTAGCTTCGAATAAAATATGGACAGTGTCAcgagaaaaaatattagttatgcATCTATATAGACAGGTGCATATCATTTCTTGTTTgcatgaattttaattttgtggtTTGTAGGTTTAAATGCTCAAATAATCAACTAAAAGATCTTCCAGGCTCCATAGGACGTTGTTCAGATTTGTCAGAGTTCAAAGGTAAGACTGCAATGGATCTTTACATTACAAGgcttatttaaaacaaatacaaagaTTAAACCTAGCTTTTCGAAACTCTAAAAGTTTCTGGGTTTTTTCATTTCGGAATCATAGTTTCCACTTTTTGTTCTAGTTACATATCTATAATTAATTCACATCGAtataccttttttttatttcttatcttaaaaataatatccaTTTACATAATTTGCAGTGGAGGCCGAAGAGAAGATCAAGTAGATAAAAATCATCCATtccaaatttttatttcatttttgttgttcaaaactactttgtttgtttgagatttttgtgactatgatatgattttattaaataattttataagataattttGTTGGgagaatttatgttaattttgttataattaaaaattttgtatgaaataatttttcttaataattatttaatttaaaaataaaaatgttcaggtaaaattataaaaaaaatcaatattataatataaaagaattgttaaaaattaaacatacttttagcaacgcttaaattaagttgttaaaaattaaacatacttttAGCAACGCTTAAATTAAGTTTACCGACGCTTAATTTAGCCTTGCTATAACTtacgcccaccctgcttctggcaACGCAAGAATAAGCgtcggtaatatttttggcgacgcttttacgggttggcagaagtctttttaagcgtcgccgtaAGTCAATTTTGTTGTAGTGGTCGTTGTCTTGTTTTTCTGGCCTTGGGTGTTCCTTAATCATTTTCTCGATAGGAAATCATGCCAAAGGTTCCAACCCTCGGTCAGAAACTATGTCACGACCAATCGGACAACTTAAGCCAAAAACACACTACACCAAAAACATACAATGCCCCAAAACAATCCaaaatcaaaatgtttttaGACTTTAATGTTAGTTTATATTACGTAAACAACAATCCATCATCAAAATCATATTCATAACatcaatcattaattaaaataaaataaaatcatgtattttacttaaataatttttttttaattagatataaatgATGTTTTTAGGGTCCGTAAACtcctcatttatttaatatacaaCCATACATATTTTCTTAAGCCCTTGTCATCGAACAAGAGCTCAAAACATGATCTTGTCAAATTAAAACTGGgtagttaatttaatttttttttttaatttaggttgaATTACTAATTTTAGCCaaactttaatttgaataaaatctaATCAATTTAACCATTCATCAATCGCACCATCATAATACCAGTTATCATACATATTAACTTGTTGGATGAAGTGTTGATAGAAATGTTGTCATTGATCAACTCACTTGACACAGTGCTCAATAAAATATAGGAGGAATTCCCAAATTTATGTAGTCACTTGTCTTCTTGAGTTGAGTAAGTAAAGTTTCTCTGACTTTTAACGTCGGTGCTCCTTCGGTTCTCTTTTCCGTGTTCTTTCATGTTTACACTTGTCTTTATAAGGTGCAACTTTCATGAACGTCGCTCATACTAtttatgatagaaaaattaagtaagttaatttttaaccggccacacattaaattttttgaatatttattctaaataatcaaaaagggagaaattgatagaaaaattaagtaagttaatttttaccggccagaaaactaaaccaCTATTAACTCTCATGTGCAGGAATAGACCAAGTcgcataaaccggctggaaACCGCATAAACCGGTTAGAGAATACATCAAAGTAACccggctccagatgatcaattcatgatcaagaggaaccgggttcaacatttcaaacagaccggctagcaaagaaaagttcaTACTCCAGCCGGACCATATTACGAAAGGATCAACCGGAAACTCAgaattacaaagatgacgtaatatgacgaaatagatgtttcttgggaaaatgcaagaagataagatccggatcagaaatatgcgataaaaacaatgatgatctgcttatccGAAAATCCGAatcagacagccggaaggtgcatgtttGACACGTGTCCAGAACTGCAAGCCGACTACGTCATCAATACCTGaccggtatatgcatgcttgccaagtgtcagaaaaatgaaacgtgcacgcaacatctctgaaccggcgtggtttcaaactgaccaatcccacggtgagagaagaagatgaccgttgggatctcatttactataaaaggaagacgaagcaaCTTCATTTATGACGGTTTTCTGAAatatcttaagagagagaaagaaatttcacgcgcgatcctaaactattgtttcatttaccgaaagt
It encodes the following:
- the LOC124925157 gene encoding nascent polypeptide-associated complex subunit alpha-like protein 5, with the translated sequence MKRSRLRLHPENRGSLHDIKIDAYKGLAFLPNYTRAARAGSIVSLNLFCGCSSELRNYPMGYVMGESDSIESLAIRFGSGKLIIEDDDDKDDDDEDVDDKDEDDVEDKLYRLIQIPMAGQVDATSRLKQSRSEKKSRKAMLKLGMKFIPGVSRVTVKKSKKTDLEF
- the LOC124925740 gene encoding plant intracellular Ras-group-related LRR protein 6-like → MDAIGGSEKWWETVELQKLILAHNNIESLREDLRNLPLLSVLNVRHNKLSLLPAAIGELHMLKSLDVSFNMISSIPEEIGSATALVKFKCSNNQLKDLPGSIGRCSDLSEFKVEAEEKIK